The following proteins come from a genomic window of Pangasianodon hypophthalmus isolate fPanHyp1 chromosome 24, fPanHyp1.pri, whole genome shotgun sequence:
- the LOC113542489 gene encoding group 3 secretory phospholipase A2 isoform X2 encodes MFERVDRCCREHDHCDSIIRPFTVNFGVFNPTLFTISHCDCDYRFKQCLLDINDTVSNMVGYTFFNILKLHCFELIQKRRCTKINWIGMCTSDKVAPYAILKHPTIYNATTSNAGIPEPPVCQGKPSATTKQKKIKLKQRKQSTSQKSYVPGASAAGHTFLLSEIIGQPYSKPKTISPTSTTGQPNCLMNFNTTLFHQKSKLINQRTPFSTAASTVHVHTTTSIAPTKQMATPSKKITPNKSKNITQWPITTVQTKLIKRYKPLTSKLNVGPHGGDHFQPKQQRGKDGKQDSASLHGTVSPNFITLSLASKLPRTNKFFESMSQTKKETNFPSRKKASNAVSSRSHQLNTSKLEMKQKTAEVSKLPKISNNTNSATYKSTAICDVTSHLDDCKYRIHPMEKLYGHHNTETTTIYHCDCIHRLTEHLKQLESIALLEKLLWKFVSMSCIEIPNTKECSNDTRCSTILYTATELESSLIKLEGQVTVKNRKIPTNKRGSNQLYKRCLRILRPRSPKHVKHGA; translated from the exons ATGTTTGAGCGTGTCGACAGATGCTGCCGAGAGCATGATCACTGCGACAGCATCATTCGCCCCTTCACTGTGAACTTCGGCGTGTTTAACCCAACTCTCTTCACCATTTCACACTGCGACTGTGACTACAG GTTTAAGCAGTGCCTTCTAGACATTAATGACACAGTCTCAAATATGGTGGGCTATACATTCTTCAATATCCTTAAACTCCACTGCTTTGAGCTTATCCAGAAGAGAAGGTGCACCAAGATCAACTGGATTGGAAT GTGCACATCAGATAAGGTTGCCCCTTATGCAATCCTCAAACATCCAACAATATATAATGCCACGACTTCAAACGCTGGTATTCCTGAGCCACCAGTTTGTCAGGGAAAACCTTCAGCTAccaccaaacaaaaaaagatcaaaCTTAAACAAAGAAAGCAATCAACATCTCAAAAGAGCTATGTTCCAGGAGCTTCTGCAGCAGGGCATACATTTCTCTTGAGTGAAATTATTGGGCAGCCTTATAGTAAACCAAAGACAATTTCACCAACGTCTACCACAGGACAGCCAAATTGCCTGATGAACTTTAACACAACATTGTTCCATCAGAAATCTAAACTTATAAATCAAAGAACTCCATTCTCAACAGCAGCAAGTACTGTTCATGTGCACACAACAACATCTATAGCACCTACAAAACAAATGGCTACTCCATCAAAGAAAATTAcaccaaacaaaagcaaaaacattacTCAATGGCCCATTACCACAGTACAAACCAAGCTCATCAAAAGATAtaaacctctaacatccaagcTGAATGTTGGCCCACATGGAGGTGATCATTTCCAGCCAAAACAACAAAGGGGAAAGGATGGCAAGCAGGACAGTGCATCTTTACATGGCACTGTATCTCCAAACTTCATAACattatctctggctagcaaacTTCCAAGGACTAACAAATTCTTTGAAAGCATGtcacaaacaaaaaaggagacAAATTTTCCAAGTAGAAAAAAGGCATCCAATGCAGTATCAAGCAGAAGTCACCAACTGAACACAAGCAAattagaaatgaaacaaaaaacagctgAAGTCAGCAAACTACCTAAGATTTCGAATAACACCAACTCTGCAACTTATAAATCAACAG CAATATGTGATGTAACCAGCCATTTGGATGACTGCAAATATAGGATCCATCCCATGGAGAAGTTATATGGACATCATAACACAGAGACAACTACAATCTACCATTGCGATTGCATACACAG GTTGACTGAACATTTAAAGCAACTGGAGAGCATTGCTTTACTGGAGAAACTTCTATGGAAATTTGTGTCCATGTCCTGCATTGAAATACCAAATACCAAGGAATGCAGCAATGATACAAG GTGTTCTACCATCCTATACACGGCAACAGAATTAGAATCTTCACTGATCAAACTGGAAGGTCAGGTTACagtaaaaaatagaaaaatacctACAAATAAAAGAGGCTCCAATCAACTTTACAAACGTTGTCTTAGGATTTTACGTCCTAGAAGCCCAAAACATGTAAAGCATGGTGCTTAA
- the LOC113542489 gene encoding group 3 secretory phospholipase A2 isoform X3, translated as MATGVPDYFYTGILRRPLVIRLPETDVNSLPYLEKAVQLILFLSRDYLLTMRTGIRLQLAHLIVLSSRALISDTRNHEIFCFRTKSELGRTQCSFLRRPSAVASVLLYWTIWTAEHRVEECSISAEPALIQNYMSVCHERGIWDLHKTSSLRLNITLLLEPDSPCDFRPIAHGNFRWHKYLDTGYQVGSETRIRQKRAWILPGTLWCGRGSRAGDYEQLGMFERVDRCCREHDHCDSIIRPFTVNFGVFNPTLFTISHCDCDYRFKQCLLDINDTVSNMVGYTFFNILKLHCFELIQKRRCTKINWIGM; from the exons ATGGCCACAGGCGTCCCAGATTACTTCTACACGGGTATTTTGCGCCGTCCGCTTGTGATCCGATTACCGGAGACAGATGTTAATAGCCTACCTTATCTGGAAAAAGCGGtccaattaattttatttttgtcacgCGATTATCTCTTGACCATGAGAACTGGGATTCGCCTTCAGTTGGCACATCTTATTGTGCTCTCTTCCAGGGCTCTAATTTCGGACACCAGGAACCACGAGATTTTTTGTTTTCGCACGAAGTCCGAACTTGGACGCACTCAGTGTAGTTTTCTTCGAAGACCATCTGCGGTAGCATCTGTTCTTCTTTACTGGACCATTTGGACAGCAGAGCATCGTGTTGAAGAGTGTTCTATAAGCGCTGAGCCAGCTTTGATTCAAAACTATATGTCAGTATGTCATGAACGAGGCATCTGGGATCTACATAAAACATCATCTCTGCGCCTCAATATAACTCTGCTTTTGGAGCCTGACAGTCCATGTGACTTTCGACCAATTGCCCATGGCAACTTCAGGTGGCATAAGTACTTAGACACAGGCTATCAGGTGGGTTCTGAGACCAGAATACGCCAGAAGCGCGCTTGGATCTTACCCGGGACCCTGTGGTGCGGCCGCGGAAGCCGCGCTGGTGACTACGAGCAGCTGG GTATGTTTGAGCGTGTCGACAGATGCTGCCGAGAGCATGATCACTGCGACAGCATCATTCGCCCCTTCACTGTGAACTTCGGCGTGTTTAACCCAACTCTCTTCACCATTTCACACTGCGACTGTGACTACAG GTTTAAGCAGTGCCTTCTAGACATTAATGACACAGTCTCAAATATGGTGGGCTATACATTCTTCAATATCCTTAAACTCCACTGCTTTGAGCTTATCCAGAAGAGAAGGTGCACCAAGATCAACTGGATTGGAATGTGA
- the LOC113542489 gene encoding group 3 secretory phospholipase A2 isoform X1, translated as MATGVPDYFYTGILRRPLVIRLPETDVNSLPYLEKAVQLILFLSRDYLLTMRTGIRLQLAHLIVLSSRALISDTRNHEIFCFRTKSELGRTQCSFLRRPSAVASVLLYWTIWTAEHRVEECSISAEPALIQNYMSVCHERGIWDLHKTSSLRLNITLLLEPDSPCDFRPIAHGNFRWHKYLDTGYQVGSETRIRQKRAWILPGTLWCGRGSRAGDYEQLGMFERVDRCCREHDHCDSIIRPFTVNFGVFNPTLFTISHCDCDYRFKQCLLDINDTVSNMVGYTFFNILKLHCFELIQKRRCTKINWIGMCTSDKVAPYAILKHPTIYNATTSNAGIPEPPVCQGKPSATTKQKKIKLKQRKQSTSQKSYVPGASAAGHTFLLSEIIGQPYSKPKTISPTSTTGQPNCLMNFNTTLFHQKSKLINQRTPFSTAASTVHVHTTTSIAPTKQMATPSKKITPNKSKNITQWPITTVQTKLIKRYKPLTSKLNVGPHGGDHFQPKQQRGKDGKQDSASLHGTVSPNFITLSLASKLPRTNKFFESMSQTKKETNFPSRKKASNAVSSRSHQLNTSKLEMKQKTAEVSKLPKISNNTNSATYKSTAICDVTSHLDDCKYRIHPMEKLYGHHNTETTTIYHCDCIHRLTEHLKQLESIALLEKLLWKFVSMSCIEIPNTKECSNDTRCSTILYTATELESSLIKLEGQVTVKNRKIPTNKRGSNQLYKRCLRILRPRSPKHVKHGA; from the exons ATGGCCACAGGCGTCCCAGATTACTTCTACACGGGTATTTTGCGCCGTCCGCTTGTGATCCGATTACCGGAGACAGATGTTAATAGCCTACCTTATCTGGAAAAAGCGGtccaattaattttatttttgtcacgCGATTATCTCTTGACCATGAGAACTGGGATTCGCCTTCAGTTGGCACATCTTATTGTGCTCTCTTCCAGGGCTCTAATTTCGGACACCAGGAACCACGAGATTTTTTGTTTTCGCACGAAGTCCGAACTTGGACGCACTCAGTGTAGTTTTCTTCGAAGACCATCTGCGGTAGCATCTGTTCTTCTTTACTGGACCATTTGGACAGCAGAGCATCGTGTTGAAGAGTGTTCTATAAGCGCTGAGCCAGCTTTGATTCAAAACTATATGTCAGTATGTCATGAACGAGGCATCTGGGATCTACATAAAACATCATCTCTGCGCCTCAATATAACTCTGCTTTTGGAGCCTGACAGTCCATGTGACTTTCGACCAATTGCCCATGGCAACTTCAGGTGGCATAAGTACTTAGACACAGGCTATCAGGTGGGTTCTGAGACCAGAATACGCCAGAAGCGCGCTTGGATCTTACCCGGGACCCTGTGGTGCGGCCGCGGAAGCCGCGCTGGTGACTACGAGCAGCTGG GTATGTTTGAGCGTGTCGACAGATGCTGCCGAGAGCATGATCACTGCGACAGCATCATTCGCCCCTTCACTGTGAACTTCGGCGTGTTTAACCCAACTCTCTTCACCATTTCACACTGCGACTGTGACTACAG GTTTAAGCAGTGCCTTCTAGACATTAATGACACAGTCTCAAATATGGTGGGCTATACATTCTTCAATATCCTTAAACTCCACTGCTTTGAGCTTATCCAGAAGAGAAGGTGCACCAAGATCAACTGGATTGGAAT GTGCACATCAGATAAGGTTGCCCCTTATGCAATCCTCAAACATCCAACAATATATAATGCCACGACTTCAAACGCTGGTATTCCTGAGCCACCAGTTTGTCAGGGAAAACCTTCAGCTAccaccaaacaaaaaaagatcaaaCTTAAACAAAGAAAGCAATCAACATCTCAAAAGAGCTATGTTCCAGGAGCTTCTGCAGCAGGGCATACATTTCTCTTGAGTGAAATTATTGGGCAGCCTTATAGTAAACCAAAGACAATTTCACCAACGTCTACCACAGGACAGCCAAATTGCCTGATGAACTTTAACACAACATTGTTCCATCAGAAATCTAAACTTATAAATCAAAGAACTCCATTCTCAACAGCAGCAAGTACTGTTCATGTGCACACAACAACATCTATAGCACCTACAAAACAAATGGCTACTCCATCAAAGAAAATTAcaccaaacaaaagcaaaaacattacTCAATGGCCCATTACCACAGTACAAACCAAGCTCATCAAAAGATAtaaacctctaacatccaagcTGAATGTTGGCCCACATGGAGGTGATCATTTCCAGCCAAAACAACAAAGGGGAAAGGATGGCAAGCAGGACAGTGCATCTTTACATGGCACTGTATCTCCAAACTTCATAACattatctctggctagcaaacTTCCAAGGACTAACAAATTCTTTGAAAGCATGtcacaaacaaaaaaggagacAAATTTTCCAAGTAGAAAAAAGGCATCCAATGCAGTATCAAGCAGAAGTCACCAACTGAACACAAGCAAattagaaatgaaacaaaaaacagctgAAGTCAGCAAACTACCTAAGATTTCGAATAACACCAACTCTGCAACTTATAAATCAACAG CAATATGTGATGTAACCAGCCATTTGGATGACTGCAAATATAGGATCCATCCCATGGAGAAGTTATATGGACATCATAACACAGAGACAACTACAATCTACCATTGCGATTGCATACACAG GTTGACTGAACATTTAAAGCAACTGGAGAGCATTGCTTTACTGGAGAAACTTCTATGGAAATTTGTGTCCATGTCCTGCATTGAAATACCAAATACCAAGGAATGCAGCAATGATACAAG GTGTTCTACCATCCTATACACGGCAACAGAATTAGAATCTTCACTGATCAAACTGGAAGGTCAGGTTACagtaaaaaatagaaaaatacctACAAATAAAAGAGGCTCCAATCAACTTTACAAACGTTGTCTTAGGATTTTACGTCCTAGAAGCCCAAAACATGTAAAGCATGGTGCTTAA